In Archaeoglobus profundus DSM 5631, the sequence CCTTCTCCACCAACTTGCCGTTCTTATACACTCTTGCTTCCCATAAAGGATCGTAAGCTTCGGCAAAGCTAAGCATGAATGGCTTCTTTGCGTTTACCTTAACTTTCCAGAGGGTCGGGTTAATTTTTGTGTAGTTTATTATTTCGGCAGGTTTTTCTTTGACTTCGAATAGCTGATCTATCGTTTGATTTGTTTTAGCGGAGTAGAGCCAGATGACATCTAAGTAAGAATTCTTACTTGCGAGTATTTCCAACCTATATTTTTCTTTAGTTAGATTGAATAGCGGAGTGTACGTGAAGTTCAGAGAATTTGCTTTAAGGATAAATTCGTGATCTCCAATTCTTACTTTAAACTCTCCCACACCCCTTAAAGCAAGCCTATAGGTTCCGTTCTTGACGATTTCGATGTCCTGCCAAGCTCTGCCGTTTTTGGTGAATGTTAGTAGTTCACCGTTGCTTGCATCGATATTTTTAACTGTCTTGGCGTTTGAGCGATAGAGGTCAGATTCCGCTTCAAAGAGGTAGATTACAGTTTTGTTCTGGAGGAGTTTTTCTACCTCTTTCTTGGCTTTGTAATATTCTTTTCTTTTTCTGGGATTAAAACCAATATATTAATGGCATTACTCCGTTTGTCCCTACCGCTTCATTTTGTTTAAAACTATAGCTTTTTGTGTCTGCGGTAGGGACTTCCACCTCGCCCATAGAGATTTGGGTATCCCTATGGAGTCATGGGTGGCATTCGAGGCTAACGGAACGAGCCCCACATCTACGTCTAACCCTACGAGGTTTGGAGCATAGCTCCCATCACCTCGTAGGGCTTTCAGGAGAAGATTCCAACAAGCGACAACATCTCTATGCCATAGTTCTCCACCTTTACCGCATTTACCTATCCTAGAGTTGTCGTTGTAATTTATTGGAGCGTCATGGACAGGGCATAGTCTTGATGTATTCTTTGGATTAACGTAGATTACTGTTACGCCATGTTCTTTTGCCTTTTCCTCTATTGCTCTCTGAATACTCCTGAAAGAAGCTTGGAATATTCTATGTCGTAATTGTTTATCTTTAATTCTGGCTATCATGTTATTGGCAGGTTTCTTACCAAGCCTCTCAAGAACAATAGAATATTGCTTCTCATAGGCAGTTTTAACAATTATATTCGCTATCTTCCACCTAATATCAAGCTTCTTCTTCCTCTCTTTCAGCTTCCTCATAGCTTTCCTCTTAATTCTTGACTTCTTACCATAGTGCTTATCGTATTTCTTCTGAATTCCTTTTCTACGATAATGGTAACCGAGAACGAGCTTCTCTGTACCGGTTTCAAAGGTGTAAGCAATATTATCGACGAGCATTGTAACATTGTTCTCGTTTACATCAACGGGTAGGTAACCTCTAGGCCTGCACTTCTCGATTTCCTTAACAAAGATGAGGTAGATTATGAGCTGTCTATTCCTCTTATCAAGCTTAATCTTAGCTTCGGAAACTAGCTTCCATCCTCTATTGATGTATTTCCAGTACTGTTTATGAGGCTCAAACTCTACTGTAACCCATCCTCTATGGGTTGCTATTTTAATTGAGGTGTATCCATTTGGTTTCCATAAGTGGTCATCAAGCCAGATACTGACCTTCCTAACCTCTGGGTAGTCTCTCTTAGCTAGTCCTAATTTCTTTAACCGAAGAAAGCTCTTGGTTCTAGTATTAGCGTCTTGACAAGCAGTATAAACGTAGTGTGAAGGTAATTGAGGATAAAGACTTTTCATTTCATGGTACTTTAGTGCTTTGAGTTTGGTGAAACTCTTAATGTTGTTCCTTACAGCGTAGAGTACCAGTTGTTCCACCATGTTACGGTATATGTCCTTAAGTTCAATGAAAACTCTAAACGCTTTCCTAGGTAGCTTAACGCTCTTAACAATAACTGTTCTAACTATTCTAGTCATTCTCCTCAACCTCCTCTAGAAGCTTCTTGAATCCTTGAACGAGCTTCTTTTTCTTGTGACTCCTCATACCGTATAGCTTACCAGCAAACGACGTAACGATTGCTAACAAGTCCTCAACTAGCTCTTGGTACGCATCTTTAGGCTCTTCACCATAGACGACCTCTATTCGTACACTATACTGTTTAAAGAAGTACTCTAGATACTCAAAACCAAATCTTGTTAATCTATCCCTATAGGTGACAACTACTACGTCTACTTGCCTGTTTACTACACAATTGAAAAGCTTTTGTAATCCTCTGCGATTGGTCTTAAGCCCACTAGCTACATCGCTTAAGACTTCAACTACTCTGTAGCCTTTAGCAGTACAATACTGTGTGAGGTACTCTATCTGTCTCTCTAAATCACTCTTCTGGTCACTAGAGCTTACACGAGCATAGATAATTGCTCTAACCTCTTTGACTTCTTTTCCGCTAATTATTCTCTCAACTTCACTCTCTGGAATCATCCACCTACCAGTAGGAGTTTTAACTGCTCTAATCCTACCAGAATAAATCCACCGCTTTAAAGTAACAAAGTGAATCCCAAGCCTCCTACAAGCCTCTCTGGGCGGTAGTAACCTCTCACTCATACACTACACTCCGCTACAAAAATTTACACTTTGCTATATTTAAAGATTTCTGCCCCCCTTCCTGAGCGAATGAATATAGTTTCTAATCGCATCTTCTATGAATTTCGATAGATTTCCCTTCTCAGCCCCATACATCCCCCTAACAACTCTCCTAAATTCTTTCTCAACATCATCACTCAAAACTATCGTTAAAATTCCTATAAATAACATTTAAACGGATAATATTTAAAACTTCCGTATTCGAGGCTGTAACATGTTTTAAACAAAATACCCTTATATCGCTATGGATCGTAAAGATATCCTAAGTATTTTGGTATTGATAGGAATCGTAGCGTTTGCAGTGTTAATATACACCCTACCAGATCTGATCATGAGTTTAAGTAGACATGAGTATCCCAACGCTACTGTAATCGACAAATACGTCAAAAGATACGATGACAAGGATTATTTCTTCATAGTCATAAAAACCGAGGATGGTAAAAAAAAGTTGTCTTAATGAACAGAGATACTATAGTATTCGGGAA encodes:
- a CDS encoding RNA-guided endonuclease InsQ/TnpB family protein, translating into MTRIVRTVIVKSVKLPRKAFRVFIELKDIYRNMVEQLVLYAVRNNIKSFTKLKALKYHEMKSLYPQLPSHYVYTACQDANTRTKSFLRLKKLGLAKRDYPEVRKVSIWLDDHLWKPNGYTSIKIATHRGWVTVEFEPHKQYWKYINRGWKLVSEAKIKLDKRNRQLIIYLIFVKEIEKCRPRGYLPVDVNENNVTMLVDNIAYTFETGTEKLVLGYHYRRKGIQKKYDKHYGKKSRIKRKAMRKLKERKKKLDIRWKIANIIVKTAYEKQYSIVLERLGKKPANNMIARIKDKQLRHRIFQASFRSIQRAIEEKAKEHGVTVIYVNPKNTSRLCPVHDAPINYNDNSRIGKCGKGGELWHRDVVACWNLLLKALRGDGSYAPNLVGLDVDVGLVPLASNATHDSIGIPKSLWARWKSLPQTQKAIVLNKMKR
- a CDS encoding IS607 family transposase, whose product is MSERLLPPREACRRLGIHFVTLKRWIYSGRIRAVKTPTGRWMIPESEVERIISGKEVKEVRAIIYARVSSSDQKSDLERQIEYLTQYCTAKGYRVVEVLSDVASGLKTNRRGLQKLFNCVVNRQVDVVVVTYRDRLTRFGFEYLEYFFKQYSVRIEVVYGEEPKDAYQELVEDLLAIVTSFAGKLYGMRSHKKKKLVQGFKKLLEEVEEND
- a CDS encoding ribbon-helix-helix domain-containing protein, with translation MLFIGILTIVLSDDVEKEFRRVVRGMYGAEKGNLSKFIEDAIRNYIHSLRKGGRNL